The nucleotide window ATTGCGCGAGACAGGCTTGCTGAAAATGAGAGTGTATTGTGCTTCGAGATGGAGGCAGCCGGGTTAGCTAACCATTTCCCTTGCATTGCTATCAGAGGCATATGCGACTATTCCGACTCCCATAGGGGTGACGACTGGCAGGGTTATGCAGCCCTCATGGCTGCAGCTTATGCAAaagagcttctcctcctAATCCCCCCCGAGAAAGTcgaagagcagaagaagataaaGGACATCATTTCCGAGCGTCAGTGACCAATCAGCTCTCAATATTATTCGATTTCTTACCATTGGAAACACAGTTCATGAACCTATATTCGAGACTAAAGAACAGGTTGGGGCCATCTATCGCAGAAAGGAaacggaagaagaagccaagatgcTTCACTGGCTTCAAGCAACTGATTACGCCGCCGAGCAACAGTCTTCTTTCGAGCAACATCAGCCAGGCACGGGCCGGCAATTCACGAGTTCCGAAGAATTTGGACGCTGGTTGCAGACCAAGAATACCATGTTGTTTTGTTCCGGAATGCCAGGAGCGGGGAAAACAATTATCACAGCCATCACCGTCGACTATTTGCAAGCCAAATTCAAAGATGATCACGGAACTGGTGTTGCATATGTGTACTGCAACTACCAACCGACGAAAAAACAGAAAGTTCAGGACCTGTTCACGAGTATTTTAAAACAGCTGGCGCAATTGCAACGCCCTTTCCCAAACGCCTTGAAATCACTCTATCTGGAGAAAGGcaatgagaaagaaaagccATCAGCAgacgatgtcaagaagacaCTTCGCGACATTATCAATTCTTTTGATCAAGTGTTCATTATGGTTGATGCCATAGACGAGTTCGAGGCAACAGAAAGCCTTTTCAGTGAACTCAGTTCTTTGCAGGAACATACATTGGCAAATCTTTTCATTACTTCAAGGCCCCCAGCCCAGAGCCTCAAAAATACATTGGACAAACTTCGCGGGTGCTTTAGGAAGGATATACAAGCCGATGACCACGACGTGAAGCTGTATATTGATCAACGGATGACTGAGATGCTACTTCTCAGTGAAGCAAACAATGAAATCTCGGGAAGCGTTAAAGAGGACCTCAAGAAGCTAATCAGGAAAAGACTTAGCGAAGTTGTCAATGGAATGTAAGTGTCTTGATTTATATCGGAAGTCATGactaaaaactaataatTTCCAGATTTCTCCTTGCCCGATTTCACCTAGATGGTCTGATGGGAAAAACGAGACCCGCTGACATAGAGGATGCTTTGCGTAACCTTGTCACTGGCCCAAATGCTTACAAGGACGCATATGAGAAAACCATCCAGAGAATCGCGAACCAGTCAGAAGATCATAAAAGTTTAGCGAGGAGGACCTTGATTTGGCTCACACTTGCAAAAGAGCGGCTCACAAGGGCGCAACTTCGAACCGCGCTCAGCATACGAGAGGGAATCTCGCAACTCAGCGACCGGGACTTCGAAAGCACCAACGTCATTCTTCATGTTTGTATGGGTCTTGTAAAGATTGAACAAGGCGGCCGCGATAGTGCTATTAGCTTGCTACATTTCACAACAATGGAGTACTTACAGGCCAATTTCCACTCCCTTTTAGCTCTAGAGCCTCTGCATCAGAGAATGATTATATCAAGTGTCTCACTTCCTGAGGTTGAgagaaaaaggaagagaatgacTACACCGGGTTTACTGCTTCTGGATATtgaaagagaaaggaaagcTAAAAGACATTACGAGGGGTGGATTACGGCATCTTGCGTGACATATCTGCAATTTACCGCCTTTGGAAGTGGGCAATGTGAAGTCAAGGAGTCGCGTCGCTACCAATCCGAGGCGGTGCAGCATGTCCAAAGCGCGTTTCATAAGCGACTATTGGATTATCCTCTATACCTCTATGCGGCAAAGAACTGGGCGCATCATGCCCGTGAGACAGGGACTCGCTCTGAGGTCATTAACTTTCTGAAAAGCGAGCCCCATGCAAGCGCATCAAGTCAACTGGTCCCTGCGTTTCAATCAGGGCCTGCAGACCTTCGTAGACCATACAGGAAGAAGTTGGTAAGACTAGGCCGCGTGACTGGGCTTCATCTTGCGGCATACTTCGGACTTCACGTGGAAGCCGCTGGTTTGCTGAGCAACGGCATGAAACCAGATGTGAGAGATGGTTGGGGTAGGACACCGCTATCATATGCCTCTGAGGAAGGGCACGCAGCAGTAGTGGCCCAGCTTCTGAATTACCAAGCTGATCCAGAGTCTAtaagcgatgatgatggccagGGTTCCCCACGCACGGCTTTGTCTCATGCGGCAAGACAGGGTCATGCAGAAGTTGTTACTATTTTGCTTAAAGAAGGGCGTGTAAACCCCGACTCTACACCCTCAAAAAGTGATGGCGGATTCAACAGAACTCCATTATCATACGCAGCTGGAGCAGGACATATTGAAATCGCGAAACTACTATTGGAGACAATTGAAGTAGACGCTGAGTCAAGAGATGCAAGTGGGTTGACAAAACGTGGGAGGACCCCACTATCATATGCAGCTGAGGGTGGCCACAAGGCTCTTGTCGAGCTACTCCTTGCAGTCAAGGGGGTAGATCCTGACTCCAAAGATACTTCTAACCGTTCGCCCTTATCATTTGCGGCTGGATCTGGCCATGAAATCGTGGTTGATCTGCTTCTTTCTACAAAGCAAGTGGATCCTGACTCAAAAGACGATTTTGACATGACACCCTTGTGccatgcagcagcagctggtCATGGATCCGTGGTAAGGCGACTGCTTACGATAAACCAAGTTAAGTCTGATCCTCAGGGAGCCGATAGCGGCCAGACACAGGATGCCACCATTGGCGAAACATCATCCCTTGACGACATGATCATGTTACTTTTAGCTAATGGAAGAGTGGACCCGAACGCTAAAGACAGCAGGGGCTGGACACCACTTTTCCATGCAGCAATAAACGACCATGAAGCAATAGTGGATATCCTACTTGCACAAGAGGACGTAGACGTTAATGCACAGGATAACTGCGGGCGGACAGTGCTGTCTAATGCAATGGGCCGTTTTGGAGCGACAGCTAAGAGATTACTTTCTCATGAAGGCCTACACCCTGATTCAAGTGATAATGAAGGGCGAACGCCACTTTGGTACGCGACAAAAAGTCATGATATAGAGATGATGGAGCTACTACTGAGAAACGGCCGAGTGAAACCTGATACCCGGGATACGTCTGGACGGACGCCACTCTCACATGCAGCAGAACAGTGGAGCGACTCGGCAGTCAGACTACTACTAAACGATGTCCGAGTAGATCCCAACAGCAAAGATGCTTCGGGAAGAACGCCGCTCTCATATGCAGCAGAGAGTGGGGCGTGGATGACTATGAAGGCCTTCATTGAAGATGATCGTGTGTCTGCGGACCTCGAAGATATTTCTGGACGGACGCCACTCTCGTATATCGCAGAACATGCACAGGCGATTCATGATAAGTTAAGAAAAGTGGGTGGCTACGATTCATTGGGAGGACGCGGCCGAGAGTCGCACTCAGATACACTGGATTACATAAGAAGGGTGATTTGGAAAATGCTTGCAGAAAAGGGAGTAAATCCTCTCTTTAGAGACAATTCGGGACGGACACCGGCAGATATCATGCCGGAGCTAAGACAAACCCAGCGCTTGATACAAGCATCAGCTGCCAGGCGCCAGAGCTGAGACACTATTTTTCAAGACGGCTTTGCAGTTTGGAAGAAAGCATATCGTGAATTACTATTCCACTATTTACAATTAAACCACGGATAACCTAAGATCTCACTCCAGATGACGTTTGACTAGTTGCGACCCGTGGTTGCCAGTCAACTGGCGGCATTCGTCCTGAAGGGGCAGGACACTGATAAGGCCAAGAGTAAGCTGATCCTGTACGTCACTGGAAGAGCCTCATCTGCCAAGAGGTGTAAGCAGATCGCAATGACACGCTATGTAACTTCATAGCATGTACCAAATGGCATCAACTCGGCGTTTTCCAAGGGTATCATGCAAGGGCTTCAATTGACAGCCAGCCTTCAAACGGTAGTCGCTTCGGCATTAGTATTAGAGTTCAATATCCCCATTTATCTCTACAGAACGTTTATCTTGCGGTGAACAATTGTAGCATTCGCGATGAAAGCTTGAGGGGAAAGCGGCATATCGAATCAAAATTCTGCAATCGTATCTGCACGCATGACCCGATACCGGTGAAACACCCTGCAAGCCAAACTCAATTTCATTTGCCGAAACCCTCACCACAATCTCACCTCACGACACCTTCAAAACATCCTCATCCCCGACCATCAGCCTCACAACCTGACTACCCCAGATTTTAGTCCTCCTCAGCACCGAATCGTACGGAACCGCCAATGGAAGGATCTCCCGGAGCCGATTCCGCTAAAGTAGGGACCGTAGTCGGAACCGCTCGACAAAGTGCGGGGCTTCAGGCGGGGGAGGGGCAGAAACAGTTGGCGCGGGCTTTCAGGGAAACGTGGGGAAGCACAGCAGGTAGAGTTTGACAGGAATAGCCCAATGGTAGAGGGAAATGTAACGTCGATCAGCTGGCTTGGAAACTGTCGGCTTGTGTTTGGTTATGCATGTTTCACTTGAGGCTGCCTTACTTAAACCCAACCATCTTCCCCTCTTCACTcaccccatcatcaacattctctcttcctcattctTAACCATCTTCAGTTCAACAATCACGCTTGTAGTTTGCAACAATATTCACAATGGGCGACGTTATTCCTCAGAGCATCCCCCGGACTTCCCGAGCCTGGGCAGTCCCCGGCTCAACAAACATCGCCCTCGCAAAGTTCCCCTCCGCAACCAAAAagccctcctcctcaaaccCCCAAGAAATTGCCACATCCCTCGTAACCGCCTTCAACACAGCCCTCAAAAACAAGGACCTCACAGCCCTCGCTCGTCTATTCTCCGAAGACGGTTTTTGGCGCGATCACCTTGCCCTATCCTGGAACTTCCGCACCGTCCAAGGCCCTTCTAACATCCTCTCCTTCCTGAAGTCCTGCTCTGAATCAAAGGACGGTCTGCGCCTGACCAAGATTGAGGTCGATAGCTCAGCTCCTGTGCGAAAGCCCCAGTTTCTGCCTATCGATGGCGCTGGTGAAGTCCAGGGCGTACAGTTCTTTTTCGAGATTGAGACTGTGCGCGGTAAGGGACTTGGTCTTGCGAGGTTGATTGAGGAGAATGGCGAGTGGAAGATTTTCACGTTTTATACGAGAATTCAGGAGTTGAAGGGTTTTGAGGAGGCCATTAATGATCATCGATCGCGTGGTGTTGAGCATGGTGGAAAGCCTGGCCGAAAGAACTGGGCGCAGCGAcgagaggctgaggctgactTCGCTGATGGTAGCGAACCTGCTGTTCTGATCGTTGGTAAGTCTTTCTTCTTGACTATGAGTTTCTGTGATAGCTGACAATTTTAGGCGCTGGTCAAGCTGGTCTCACAGCCGCTGCTCGTCTCAAGATGCTCGGCGTCGAAGCTCTAGCAATCGACCAGAACGATCGCGTTGGCGATAACTGGCGCAAGCGATACCACCAGCTCGTTCTCCATGACCCCGTCTGGTATGATCACATGCCATATCTCCAATTCCCTCCCCAATGGCCC belongs to Fusarium musae strain F31 chromosome 9, whole genome shotgun sequence and includes:
- a CDS encoding hypothetical protein (EggNog:ENOG41), with the protein product MVNYNIYTIGWICAIQAELVAASELLDEEISETVPTPKEDNNAYTLGKIGNHYVVIAALPMGQYGIVNAASVARDMLRTFPNVRLGFMVGIGGGVPTKHDIRLGDVVVGVPKKRSGGLVQYDHGRAIQGNGIGIMGALNQPPTSILTAIAKLDAWHVRKGCKLKQTVENVLEKNSNLVEAGYGRPPKDTDRLYNPEFVHPLGTTSCLTACPESNLVQREPRKNDQDSPKIHYGIIASGSQLMEDAIARDRLAENESVLCFEMEAAGGDDWQGYAALMAAAYAKELLLLIPPEKVEEQKKIKDIISELHEPIFETKEQVGAIYRRKETEEEAKMLHWLQATDYAAEQQSSFEQHQPGTGRQFTSSEEFGRWLQTKNTMLFCSGMPGAGKTIITAITVDYLQAKFKDDHGTGVAYVYCNYQPTKKQKVQDLFTSILKQLAQLQRPFPNALKSLYLEKGNEKEKPSADDVKKTLRDIINSFDQVFIMVDAIDEFEATESLFSELSSLQEHTLANLFITSRPPAQSLKNTLDKLRGCFRKDIQADDHDVKLYIDQRMTEMLLLSEANNEISGSVKEDLKKLIRKRLSEVVNGIFLLARFHLDGLMGKTRPADIEDALRNLVTGPNAYKDAYEKTIQRIANQSEDHKSLARRTLIWLTLAKERLTRAQLRTALSIREGISQLSDRDFESTNVILHVCMGLVKIEQGGRDSAISLLHFTTMEYLQANFHSLLALEPLHQRMIISSVSLPEVERKRKRMTTPGLLLLDIERERKAKRHYEGWITASCVTYLQFTAFGSGQCEVKESRRYQSEAVQHVQSAFHKRLLDYPLYLYAAKNWAHHARETGTRSEVINFLKSEPHASASSQLVPAFQSGPADLRRPYRKKLVRLGRVTGLHLAAYFGLHVEAAGLLSNGMKPDVRDGWGRTPLSYASEEGHAAVVAQLLNYQADPESISDDDGQGSPRTALSHAARQGHAEVVTILLKEGRVNPDSTPSKSDGGFNRTPLSYAAGAGHIEIAKLLLETIEVDAESRDASGLTKRGRTPLSYAAEGGHKALVELLLAVKGVDPDSKDTSNRSPLSFAAGSGHEIVVDLLLSTKQVDPDSKDDFDMTPLCHAAAAGHGSVVRRLLTINQVKSDPQGADSGQTQDATIGETSSLDDMIMLLLANGRVDPNAKDSRGWTPLFHAAINDHEAIVDILLAQEDVDVNAQDNCGRTVLSNAMGRFGATAKRLLSHEGLHPDSSDNEGRTPLWYATKSHDIEMMELLLRNGRVKPDTRDTSGRTPLSHAAEQWSDSAVRLLLNDVRVDPNSKDASGRTPLSYAAESGAWMTMKAFIEDDRVSADLEDISGRTPLSYIAEHAQAIHDKLRKVGGYDSLGGRGRESHSDTLDYIRRVIWKMLAEKGVNPLFRDNSGRTPADIMPELRQTQRLIQASAARRQS